In a single window of the Callithrix jacchus isolate 240 chromosome 1, calJac240_pri, whole genome shotgun sequence genome:
- the SLC2A8 gene encoding solute carrier family 2, facilitated glucose transporter member 8 isoform X3, whose amino-acid sequence MTPEDPEETQPLLEPPGGSAPRGRRVFLAAFAAALGPLSFGFALGYSSPAIPSLQRAAPPTPRLDDEAASWFGAIVTLGAAAGGVLGGWLVDRAGRKLSLLLCSVPFVTGFAVITAAQDVWMLLGGRLLTGLACGVASLVAPVYISEIAYPAVRGLLGSCVQLMVVIGILLAYLAGWVLEWRWLAVLGCVPPSLMLLLMCFMPETPRFLLTQHRRQEAMAALQFLCGSEQGWEEPPTGAEQRGAPCRREERDPDGQSPSEQGFHLALLWQPGIYKPFVIGVSLMAFQQLSGVNAIMFYAQTIFEEAKFKDSSLASIIVGVIQVLFTAVAALIMDRAGRRLLLALSGVVMVFSMSAFGAYFKLTQGSPGNSSHVALSAPVSTEPVDANVGLAWLTVGSMCLFIAGFAMGWGPIPWLLMSEIFPLHVKGVATGVCVLTNWLMAFLVTKEFSSLMEVLRPYGAFWLASAFCIFSVLFTLFCVPETKGKTLEQITAHFEGR is encoded by the exons ATGACGCCCGAAGACCCTGAGGAGACCCAGCCGCTTCTGGAGCCTCCTGGCGGCAG CGCGCCCCGCGGCCGCCGCGTCTTCCTTGCCGCCTTCGCCGCTGCCCTGGGCCCACTCAGCTTCGGCTTCGCGCTCGGCTACAGCTCCCCGGCCATCCCAAGCCTGCAGCGCGCCGCGCCCCCGACCCCACGCCTGGACGACGAAGCCGCCTCCTGGTTCGGG GCCATCGTGACCCTGGGCGCCGCGGCAGGGGGTGTGCTGGGCGGCTGGCTGGTGGACCGTGCCGGGCGCAAGCTGAGCCTCCTGCTGTGCTCCGTGCCCTTCGTGACCGGCTTTGCTGTCATCACCGCGGCCCAGGACGTGTGGATGCTGCTGGGGGGCCGCCTCCTCACCGGCCTGGCCTGCGGTGTTGCCTCCCTAGTGGCCCCG GTCTACATCTCCGAAATCGCCTACCCAGCAGTCCGGGGGCTGCTCGGCTCCTGTGTGCAGCTGATGGTCGTCATCGGCATCCTCCTGGCCTACCTGGCAG GCTGGGTGCTGGAGTGGCGCTGGCTGGCTGTGCTGGGCTGCGTGCCTCCCTCCCTGATGCTGCTGCTCATGTGCTTCATGCCTGAGACCCCACGCTTCCTGCTGACTCAGCACAGGCGCCAGGAGGCCATGGCCGCCCTGCAGTTCCTGTGTGGCTCCGAGCAGGGCTGGGAAGAACCCCCAACTGGGGCCGAGCAG AGGGGAGCTCCTtgcaggagggaagagagagatccTGATGGCCAATCTCCGTCAGAGCAGGGCTTCCACCTGGCCCTGCTGTGGCAGCCTGGCATCTACAAGCCCTTCGTCATCGGCGTCTCCCTGATGGCCTTCCAGCAGCTGTCGGGGGTCAACGCCATTATGTTCTATGCACAGACCATCTTTGAAGAGGCCAAGTTCAAG GACAGCAGCCTGGCCTCAATCATTGTGGGTGTCATCCAGGTGCTGTTCACAGCTGTGGCAGCCCTCATCATGGACAGAGCAGGGCGGAGGCTGCTCCTGGCCTTGTCAG GTGTGGTCATGGTGTTCAGCATGAGTGCCTTCGGTGCCTACTTCAAGCTGACCCAGGGTAGCCCTGGCAACTCCTCGCATGTGGCCCTCTCAGCGCCCGTCTCCACAGAGCCTGTTGATGCCAACGTGGGGCTGGCCTGGCTGACTGTGGGCAGCATGTGTCTCTTCATTGCCG GCTTTGCCATGGGTTGGGGGCCCATCCCCTGGCTCCTCATGTCAGAGATCTTCCCTCTGCACGTCAAGGGCGTAGCAACAGGCGTCTGCGTCCTCACTAACTGGCTCATGGCCTTTCTCGTGACCAAGGAATTCAGCAGCCTCATG GAGGTCCTCAGGCCCTACGGAGCCTTCTGGCTCGCCTCCGCCTTCTGCATCTTCAGTGTCCTTTTCACCTTGTTCTGTGTTCCTGAAACCAAAGGAAAGACTCTGGAACAAATCACAGCCCATTTTGAGGGGCGATGA